The Anoplolepis gracilipes unplaced genomic scaffold, ASM4749672v1 Contig19, whole genome shotgun sequence DNA segment ACCTCGCGCCGCGAACGGGAGGTACCGCTGCCGCCCAGAGGTCAAAGTAGGGCCCGTAAATCATTTACTCCACTCCATCTTCAATCAGATCGACGTGTATTTCAATCAAAAGCTCGTCTCGCCTCCGAACAACGCTTACCCGTACCGCGCGTACATCGAGGCGTTGTTAAATTACTCTTCACCCGCAAAAACTACCCATCTAACCTTGAGTCTGTGGGACGCGGATACACCCGGATACATGGACGATCTATTGAAATCAAAAGGCAACGCCGCGCTCGTGAGACGAGCTCGATACATTCACGGAGAACGAGCGCTAGATCTTATAGGACATCTTCATTGCGACGTTTTCAATcaagacaaatttttaattaacggaGTAGAAATACGCTTACGACTCGTACGCTCGAAAGATTCATTTTGTCTCATAGAAAGTAACAGTTTAtcgaaaattcatatattggATGCCAGCTTACTTGTGAGAAGAACGAAAATAAGTGCCGGGATGTTACTCGCACACGCTAGAATGTTAAGTAAAGTTACTGCCAAGTATCCACTTACGAGAGCCGAGGTTAAAACTTTTACGATTCACAGCGGGGTAATGGCGGAATCAATAGATCGTGCAATATTAGGTCAACTACCGAAACGAATAATAGTCGGCTTCGTCAATAATAAAGCATTTAATGgtgatagaaaattaaatccatttaattttaaaaattggagtataaatttcttctcgATATATGTCGATGGTATGTAAATTCCCAGTAGGCCGTTACAGCCAGTTTTTTCGATTGAAGAACCGCTTTATGTTGAAGCTTATCAAACGCTTTTTTCGGGGACAGATATCCATTTTTGAATAAAGGAAATTCTATAAGCAGAGAGGATTATTTCAAGGGATATACGTTATTTGCTTTTGACCTTACACCCGATTTGTCCGCTAATTGTGCCGGCCATTGGAATCTTGTGAAATATGGAAGTTTGCGATTAGAAGTGCGATTCAAGAGAGCTCTCGCCGAGACCGTTAACTGTATTGTTTACGCAGAGTTCGATAATGTGGTAGAAATCGACGCGTCACGTCAAGTTATCGTCGATTTTTCCGGCTAGTTTATCTATGCACGATTTATGCCTCGTAGTGTAATACTCGATTAAAAATTCCCCCTCcactttcaaataaaatatcgatattgcCGTGTTTTCCAAAAACGTGTATTGTAACAAAAGAAGATTTAGTTTCATTCGAGACGTGAACGCGAGCGTTTCGTGAAGAGGTTATACTTTGTCATTGCAAGcacataaattttcacaatatgGATATAGTCATCGACATACAAGGCTTCCGTGATGTCAACGATAAATTTATCCCAAAGGAAGTCGCCATTGTCTCGATTAACGCCCCAATCGTCGGCCATTGAACTATGATGTCTCCACATCCATTTGGAGAATTATCCGCAAAAGCAAGACGAGAAAACAATTGGCTCTCGCAAAATTATCACGGTATCGAGTGGTTCGACGGTGAAActaatctgaaatattttatttcacatttgcgCGAAATTACAAGACCTGTGCGTTACACTTACGTTAGAGGCAACAAAAAGGCAAGCTACTTGCGGAATATACTTTccagagatataaataatttggaaGATATCTCTCCGTCATTTAAAAACCTATCGTTAAAAGAAGAAGACGGACGATATTGCTCTCGCCACGgattttgaaattttggaATCTTCCGTTGCGCATTATACAATGCTTATAAACTAAAATGCTGGATAATCACACAAAATAATCGTGATATCGACGTTTAGTACTCAAGTTAGTTGTAGTACTGacaaaaattgtgaaatatactCCGAAAACACAGACGACGAAACCGCCGAGGAAATCGAAAGCAAAGATTATGTTTTTTGTGacatgaatgaaaatattaaatcgagTAATGAAATAGAGAAACAAAACCTGCAAAAAATCGAACatctaattgaaaaagaagaagaagagggatTCGTGAAATTGACGAAATCAAAGACGTTGCTGGATGAAAACAAGTTCAAAATTACTAACATTTCTACGCAAACCAACATTGAAAACCCGAAAAccgatattgataaaatcgcATTATCAAAAGAGGTAAAAACCGatgttattcaaataataccgTACGTTCGTTCGCCtttgttggaaaaaaataaactctcGCGAAATTTTACAAGCACTCCACCATCTCGATGCCAAACATGTGGGAGTGTATTCTGCCGACAGAGTTCCGAGGGTGTGGACGGGGTCGATGGCCATCGTTGCTAACACCGACAACCATACTCGACCTGGAGAACATTGGGTCGCTTTCTTCCTCGATAAATACGGTACAGGCACTTACTTCGATAGCTACGGATTACCCCCTTTGTATTCCGGATTTTTATTCCGACTGCGGCGAAATTCCACCATCCACCATTGGAACACCCAGCAATTACAaggaattttttctcaaacttgCGGGCAATACTGCTGcgtattcttatattatatgtgtagtGGTTACGATCTTAATCAgtttcttaatctttttacCGAAGATTGCGAACATAACGATCGCTTGATTgtacgattatttaataaaattttctttcacgaaaaacttattaaacaTACCGACATGTAATGTTTAAACATGTAAAcctttgtgtaataaaatataaaaaaatacattgtactattacttaataaaaattaattattaccttaattatgtaataagaatattgatttttgtaataaaaatctgcATCAATAAATgtgagcaattttatttttaattatctttctttcacCCACTCTTCTTTCCcattttatatgtaagtagttccgttacttttattgttgaaagaggATGTTCCGCAACCTCTTTCAACAATAGGCGCTCATCGTAATATAAGACACCgataatactatttctttcGTTGCGTCATACCATCGCGTTTGACAGAACCTGCACGTTCCtgtgttattatcttttttttcattttcacagGCATGACGTTATACCTGCCCCGCTTGCAGAACGTCAAAGCGCTTTTTCCTCCCTTCACCAGCACCGTAACCGATATCGGCCCAAAAGCCATAACTACGTAACATAAATACCTTATTTAACCTTAACTCTAGTAAGTTCTTATTTAGCTCAGCACACCAGAACCAGGATCAGCAATACGAAAGACCCAGGTTTAAGTCCCGAGAaaaccagaaaatttttccaaaaaataaatttttcttacctgAGCGCGAACCCTTCCCCCCTCCAACCACCACTTTTTTTCCTGTCAGTCCTGGTGGTGGTGGGAGAAAACACCAGACACTCCCCGCAGTGCCCGAGGGCGCGGTGGTGGGGGTTTGTTTTGACGGGCCATACCTGCTCCATTACTACTGGTCCTGAATATTTTCGAAAGGGATATTATATTGTACCGATTcattctctccctcccccctcttaaataataaaatataaaacaaaacgcAAAATCAAGTATTCGAACAGTTTCCCGTAAGAGAAATAGCGCGCGACTTTATATCGATTCGACTATTTTTCTTCCGACCTACTTTGCAAATCAATTTTGTTGTGCCGGTTgttttttccaaattaatgTGATTAGGACTTGCTCAGGTGTTTAGTTTTAATAATGCCGACCATTACTTGTTTAGGGTGCGAGGATCAAAAGCGCAATAAAAGTGATAAGTTCTACTTCGTCAATAGCATTCCAAATGCAATCATagttgttaataatttacaacagACTTATAATACTAGAAAAcggaaattaaatgaaattagtGTTATTTCTGCAAATAGCAAGTTTTGTAAATCTTGTtacaatatatctaaaaacCAAAAGGTCAGTTGGAGGCGTGCAAAACCCTCCAACTGACCCAAACTTACCTGATCTATCTTTCTACAGAAAAGGCTATAATTCTCATAAAACATGCACATTTGGTTGCAAAGATACTGCAAACCTGTTTTCAATTCCAAAGACAATTCGCCATGAATTGCTTAGCAACTACAAATTCTT contains these protein-coding regions:
- the LOC140675605 gene encoding uncharacterized protein F54H12.2-like; translation: MTDYYEYYNLQSGRGGGIPRVFVGAPYQRGHGIGSFLGGLFRRILPYLSRGACAVGKEALQAGTSIESSQWIYYKPVSSLSDDSPIEFVIPGHGEEYLDLTHTILSLRIDVYFNQKLVSPPNNAYPYRAYIEALLNYSSPAKTTHLTLSLWDADTPGYMDDLLKSKGNAALVRRARYIHGERALDLIGHLHCDVFNQDKFLINGVEIRLRLVRSKDSFCLIESNSLSKIHILDASLLVRRTKISAGMLLAHARMLSKVTAKYPLTRAEVKTFTIHSGVMAESIDRAILGQLPKRIIVGFVNNKAFNGNSISREDYFKGYTLFAFDLTPDLSANCAGHWNLVKYGSLRLEVRFKRALAETVNCIVYAEFDNVVEIDASRQVIVDFSG